The Streptomyces sp. NBC_00102 genome segment CCGCACGGTGACCGCCCCCGTGCCCGGCCCCCCTCCCCGGACGGGAGGGACGCCCCCGGGCGCCGGTACGGGGAGTCTGTGGGCCGTGACACAGGGGGGTGGGCGGTCCGCACGGCCAGGGTCGGATAGCCTGACCGACGGATATCTCTTCACATCAAGATTCAGGAGATGTCCAGCTCCAGGGGCCATGAGCCCCCACCGCCAGCTGTCTAACGGAGATCGCCATGACCCGCACTCCCGTGAATGTCACCGTGACCGGCGCGGCCGGCCAGATCGGCTACGCGCTGCTCTTCCGCATCGCCTCCGGTCACCTGCTCGGCCCGGACGTGCCGGTCAACCTGCGTCTCCTGGAGATCCCGCAGGGTCTCAAGGCCGCCGAGGGCACCGCGATGGAGCTCGACGACTGCGCCTTCCCGCTGCTGCGCGGCATCGAGATCACGGACGACGCCAACGCCGCGTTCAACGGCGCCAACGTCGCGCTGCTCGTCGGCGCCCGCCCGCGCACCAAGGGCATGGAGCGCGGCGACCTGCTCTCCGCCAACGGTGGCATCTTCAAGCCCCAGGGCAAGGCCATCAACGACAACGCCGCGGACGACATCAAGGTCCTCGTCGTCGGCAACCCGGCCAACACCAACGCGCTCATCGCGCAGGCCGCCGCCCCGGACGTCCCGGCCGAGCGCTTCACCGCGATGACCCGCCTCGACCACAACCGCGCGATCTCGCAGCTGGCCGCCAAGACCGGTGCCGCCGTCTCCGACATCAAGAAGCTGACGATCTGGGGCAACCACTCGGCCACCCAGTACCCGGACATCTTCCACGCGGAGATCGCCGGCAAGAACGCCGCCGAGGTCGTCAACGACGAGGTGTGGCTGGCCGACACCTTCATCCCGACCGTCGCCAAGCGCGGCGCGGCGATCATCGAGGCCCGTGGCGCGTCCTCCGCCGCCTCGGCCGCCAACGCCGCCATCGACCACGTGTACACCTGGGTCAACGGCACCGCCGAGGGCAACTGGACCTCGATGGGTATCCCGTCGGACGGCTCCTACGGCGTCCCCGAGGGCATCATCTCGTCGTTCCCCGTCACCACGAAGAACGGCTCGTACGAGATCGTCCAGGGCCTGGACATCAACGAGTTCTCCCGCGCGCGCATCGACGCGTCGGTCGCGGAGCTCGTCGAGGAGCGCGACGCGGTCCGCGAGCTCGGCCTGATCTGAGCCTGAGGGCCCCCGCGGCCCCACCGGCTCGTGGAGCGCCCGTACGGCACCTGCCGTGCGGGCGCTCCCGTTCGTCGTGCCTCCTGCTCGTCGTGCTTCCCGTTCGTCGTGCCTCCTGCTCGTGAAAGTTGCGTGCACGGCCCCGCACCTGGCGTGCAATCGCCTCGCTCAACACCGTCACCGCCCGCTACATTGGCGTCCTTTCCCATGCAACACCCGTGCGAACGAGACGGGTTGCTCATCGAAGGGGTGCCGGTGACCGTGACCTCCGTGCCGTCGCAGGAATCGCGAGGCGGGGACGAGCCGGGTGGGAGACCTCCGGTCCATCCCGCGGGCAGTGAAGCCTGCCGGCTGCTCTGTGCCGGAGTCCATCACCACGAGGGCTTCCGGGACGCGGTGATCGACCACTTGTATCTCCGGGAGAACCGGATCGTCTCCCCGTCCGCCGGCTTCGACGCGGCTCGCGTGCTGGCCCATGCACTGTGGGCGCGGAAGACCCAAATCCAGTGGGCCGTCGGCATGTTGGCCGTCTGGGTGCTGGCGGTCGTCGTCACCCGGGGTTTCTTCGGCATCCTGGCTGTCGCGGCCTTCTGGGTCGGGGTCGCCCGGCTGATCCGGGGCACCGCCGCCGAGCCGCCCTACTACCGGGTCGTCCCGGCCCTTCTGATCCGCTGGTACGCCCGGGGCATCATGGCCCTGTTCCTGCTCGCCGTCGTCGTTTCGGTGGCGGGCGGGTCCCTCGGCTGGCTCGACGACAGCGGCTCCTCCGACTATTACGGCTCCTCCGACTCGTACGGCTACTACGGCTCGTACGACTCGGACGACGGCTTCGTCGACAGCCTTCCCGGTGTGTTCGCCCTGGGGCCGAGCCTCGTGGGCGGGCTCTCCGAGTCGATGCCCGCCTCCGTGCCCTGGCTCTGCCTGCTGGCCTACGCCGGACTCGCCGCCCTGGTGGGTCTCCAACGCGGCCAGTTCTCCCGGGTGATGGGAGCGGAACTCTCCCGGCAGCGCTTCGCCGACCTCTCCGCCGACCCGGCGGAGCGGTACGCGGGCGGGCGGTTCCGGTGGCTCCGTGACCGCATCCGGGTGGAGCAGCACTCCCCGCTGATCATGTACAACGAGGACGATCCGTTCTGCGGGAGCGGGGACACCCGCCGCGCGTGGAACCTCTCCGTCGAACTCCGCCCGCGCACCGACACGGTGGCCGAGCCCATCGACAACGCGGCGATCCTCCGCCGGATCGCCCCTCTGCTCGAAGGGCTGCGGGTTCCGTCCCCGCACGGCTCGCCGGAGGCGGCGGCCGCCGTCCGCGACCGGCTGCGCGAACTCCAGGTGGACGAGTGCGTGTTCCTCCCGGTACGCGGGCTGTTGAAGCGCGGGGACGCGCCGTACGGGCCGGAGGGGTTCGAGGTGCACCGGCGGGCCGCCGTGGAGGAGGGCGGCGAGAGCCGCAGGCACTTCCTGCGGATCAGGGTCGGCGGCTGGGGCGAGGAGGTCGTGGTCACCGTCTTCGTCCGGGTCCACACCCAGGGCGGGATGCTGATGCTGGAGGTCGCCCCGCACATCTTGAAGCCGCTGCTGCCGTTCTTCCGGCAGCTGGACCAGATCGCGCACCAGCACCGCAACAACAACTGGTTCGGCAAGGCGTACTGGGCCGCCACCAGGGTGCCGGCCTCCCTGATGGGTTCGCTGGTCACTCTCGGCCGGGGCACGGCCGTCAGCCGGAAGCAGCTCACCGACGGCCACGGCGGCGCCCTCCCGGAAGGGCCCGAGCTGTCGATCCGGGAACTGGCCTCGGACACCCGGGCCACGCTCTTCCAGGAGATGGACATCGACCGGTACCTCAAGAGCGTCGAGGACCGGGTGACCGGCGGGGTACGGCTGGCGCTGCGCGAAGCCGGCTGGCAGACCGACGAGTTCGAGCAGAAGATCGTCCACGTCGGCGCGGGCGGGGTCTTCATCGAGTCCGCGACCGACAGCGCCATCGGCATCGGCGACCACAACACCGTCAACAGCGACCGGCGGCGCGGCTCCACCCCCGGCACGCCGGGCGCCGGCCCGGGCTCGGGCCGCGGTTCGGGTCGGGGATCAGGCCGGGGGGCGGGCCCCAGGGCGGGTACGTCCTCGCCGCCTTCACCGCTCGGGCCGGGCCCCGCGCCGCACGAGTAAGACCGTTACCCAGGACCACCGGAGGGACATGACATGGGAAGCACGGACGGGCAGCAGAAGCCCCGGGCCGGCGTGCACATCGGTTCGGTGACGGGCAGCGCGTTCGCCATCGGCGACCACAACACCGTGACACAGAACGGATTCGCGGCCGACGGTGACGATCCGCAGGCGGAACTGCTGCGTGTCGTAGGTGAGTTGCGCGCCGACCTCGCCCGCTTCGTCGCCACGGACGCCACCGGGGCGCTCGACTCCGAACTCGCCGCCGTGGAAGAGGAGATCGGGACGGAGGGCGCCGCCGCGCCCGGACGGCTGGTCCGTCTGCGGGAGGCCATGGAGGCGGCCGGCGCGTTCGTCGCCACCCTGGCCTCGGGCGTCGCGGTCGGCCATGAGCTCTCGGCCCTGCTGGGAGGCTGACCGATGAAGGGCGGCGGCGCACCGCGCTGGAACGACGAGACGCAGAGGTGGGAGACGGGGGACCACCCCCCGCCCGCCGTACCGCCACCGCTGCCCGCCTCCCCGCCGGTGGCCCCGGCCCCGCCGGTCGCGCCCCCCGGGGCGTACGTACCGCCGCAGCCGCCGGAGGGTCCGGCCGGCGGATACGTCCACGGCCCCGACGGGCGGGGCGGGTTCGCGGTCGGCACCGGCGGGGAGACCGGCGTCGAAGCGGGCGGTGGCGGACTTGTCGGCGGTTTCGTGGGCGGTTTCGTCGGCGAGGTCGAGCCCGGGGACGGCGTACGGGTGGACGGCGTACGGGAGGACGGCGTACGGGAGGACGGCGTCGGCACGGTGTGGCAGCGGATCACCCCGCTGACCGCCGGGCTCACGGTCGGCGTGCTCGCCGCGTGCACGGCCGCGCTCTGGTTCACGCTCGCCAAGGACGACCACCACGCCGCCGCACAGGGGACCTCGGCCTCGGAGTCCGCCTCGGTGGAGGACACGTCCGGTGGGCCGGGCGCGGGCGAGGAGTCCCCCGTCGAACCGATCGGAGAGGGCCCTTCGCCCACGGACGAGGAGACCGACCCGGCGACGGCAGGCCCCGGCTACGCGCGCGTGGACGACGTCGAGGGCGGCTTCACCGTCGTCGTGCCCGAGGAGTGGCAGAACCGCACCGAGGACGACCACGGCGTCTACTACACCTCGGCGGACGGCACCTCGCTGCTCCAGATCTGGCAGGTCACCGGGGTCGGCAGCGCCTTGGACGCGGTCCGCACCGCCTCCGAGTCCCGCAGCGCCAGTCCCGGGTTCCAGGAGATCAGCGTGGAGGAGGTGGATTCCCCGGACGGCGGTGACGCCGCCGAACTGGTCTACGCGTACGACCACGAGGCGACCGGCACCCGGCGCCAGGTGATCGACCGGGTGTTCACCGCGTCGGACGGCAAGCTGTACGCCCTGCTGGTCGCCGCCCCGGACACGGAGTGGCCGCTCCACGAGGAGATCCTCGCCGAGGCGGTCGCTGGCTTCGCACCGCGGGGCCCGGCTCACTGAGCGACCGGCCCACTGAGCGACCGGACGACGAGGATCCCGCCGTTCGCGGGGAACGGCGGGATCTCCGTGGGGCCGGGGCGCCGGCCGGCCCGGCCGGCCCGGCCGGTCAGGGACAGGAGGTCAGAAGGTCAGGCTCCAGCCCTGGAGGTGGCCTCCGGGGATGTCGAACATGCCCGGCGTGGCGTCCTGGACCCGCAAGGTCCACGTACCGTCCGCCCGGAAGGCCGAGGCGTCGACCGTGTACGTCTCGTGGAGCTCGGGGGTGAGTACCCAGGGTCCCCAGGCCTTGACCGGGATGACCGTGCCGTCCGGGGCGATCAGGTCGATCACCTGGGCGTTGCTGAACCCGTGGTCGAGATCGACCGTGACGGCGAGGTCGCTCGGGGCCATGCCCTTCCTCCGCGTGACGACCAGCGGTGACTCGGCGGTGCCCCACTGCGGGATGTCGAAGGCCGTGCGGTTGACGAAGTAGTCCCCGCCGGACCGCAGGACGGTCCAGGTCACCGGAAGCCGCCGGGTGTCCCCCGCCGAGTCCCTGAGGGTGATGGTGGTGCGGTACGTCCCGGTCTTCTTCGGCGTACCGGTGATCAGACCCGTGGTGCGGTCGAGTGAGAGCCCCTTGGGCAGGTGCTCGGCCGTGTACCGCAGCGGCCCCGGGCGGGTGCTGGTCGCCACGATCCGACGGTGTACCGGCTGGCCGAGCGACACCGGTTCGGTGGGCAGTGAGGCCAGGGCGATGTGGTTGACGTAGCGCAGCCCGACGTTGACGGCCGCCCAGGCGTTGGCGACGGCCTCGTAGCTGTCGCTCCCGGAGCCGTAGAGGTCGGCGGCGGCCTGGAGCATGGCGGTCCGGGCCCCCGCGTAGTCGGTGGAGCTGGTCATGTAGACGGTGAGCGCGCGGTAGACGACGTCGGTGGCGGCGGTCAGTCCGATGCCCGCCACCGGCAGGCCGTCGTAGGTGGGGCTGTCGTACGCCACGCCGTTGATGGTCTTCGCTCCGCTGCCCTCCGCGAGCAGGTAGAAGAAGTGGTCCCCCACGCCCGCGAGCATGTGCGGTTCGTCCCGCTTGGCCTCGGGGCTCCAGTAGTCCAGGGGCGCGTACCCGACGGCGCTGATGCCCGCCGCGGAGGGACGGTCCATGTAGCGGATGGGTTTGCCGTCGCCGTGCAGGTCGTCCAGCTCGGCCATCATGTAGTCGGGCACGTCCTGCGGGCTGTCGGCGTAGAACTCGACGGCGGCGGCCATCATGTCGCTGATCGCCTCGTTGAGGGCCGGCGATTCACCGTAGTCGCCCAGGCCCGCCGTGCTGGAGGTGACCCCGTGGGCCATCTCGTGGGCGGCGATGTCCAGCGAGGTCACCGGGTGCCGGCCGTCCCCGCCGTCGCCGTAGCTCATGCAGAAGCAGCCGTCCTGCCAGTTGGCGTTGGCGAGCGATGTTCCCGCCACCGCCTGGTAGTGGACGCGTGAGTAACTGCTGCGGCCGTCGTCGGCTATGCCGTTGCGGCCGAACCGGTCGCGGTAGAAGGACCAGGTCGTCTGCGCACCGTAGGCCGCGTCCACCGCCGCGGTCTGGACGTCCGCCGCGGTCCCGTCGCCCCACACGTCGTCCTCGTCGGTGAGCAGCACCCCCTGGGGACCGGCGGTCGCGTCGAGCGTCCGGTGGCCGCTCACCGGGTCGACCAGGGCGTATGTCCCGTCCTCCTGGCGGGTGCTGCCGATCCGGACCTTCCCGCTGTACATGCTCATGCCGTCGGCGGACTCGACCTGCTCCGCGCTGTCGAGCACGGCGCCGCTCTCCGCGTCGGTGAAGACGTGCAGCTCACTGGGGGACCCGTCCTCCTGCACGCCGGTGACGACGGACTCCCACGCGAGCGTCGGCCTGCCGTTCTGCGCCCAGACGACCAGCCGGGGAGCCCGGCCCGCCACCGGCTTCCCGGTGTCCTCGCCCGCGGCGGCGCTCAGCGCCGACTTCTTCGCCTCGGCCGCGGGGAGTCCCGCCTCGGTCGTCGGTACGGACAGCTTCGCGTCGGTGGCGTACGTGGTGCTCAGCACGCCCGCACGGTCGTGCACCACCAGGTCGCCGCCTAGGACGGGCAGCCCGGCGTACGTCCGCTCGTAGCGGGTGTGGACGGTCCCGTCGGCGTCCTCGACGACGTCCTTCGGCACCAACTTCTCCTGTGCGCCCAGCCGCAGGGCGCGAGCGGTCTCCGACGAGGCGGCGGCCGCCGCGTCGAGCAGCTGTCGGCGCTGCTCGGGGGAGAGGGAGACCGCCTTCGCCTCCGGGCGCTGGCGCGCCTCGATGCGGTGCGGCGCCGTCTCCGCACCGGCCGAGGCCGAGGCCGGTGGCGCGGAGGCCGACAGCGCGGTGGCGGCCAGGGAGGCGGCCACCAGGAACGTGGCGGGCGCGGCGAACCGCGAGCGGCGGGCGCTCCCGCGCGCCGCCGACCGTCTGCTGGAGCTCGTCACTTCTGGGGTTCCTTTCGTTTCCGACCGCGCTTCCTCGGAGGTGCGGGCCGGACGGGGATGCGTACGAGGGGTGCGTACGAGGGGTGGGCGCGAGGGTGTGCGCCCGGGGAGAACAGGAATGGGCGGTTTCCGGCGAGTCCCGGCAATTTCTCGTGTCGTCGCGTTTCTGCGGTGCGGTGCGGTGCGGGGCGGGGCGCGGGGCGCGGGAAAGGGGAATGCGGATTCCCGTGCCGTGCCCCGTGAATCCCTTTGAGGAACCCTTTGGTTTCCCTTGCGCTGCGCATGGGGTTTCCTTGTCGGTTCCTTGTCGATTTCTTGTCGCGGGCAGGTGATTACGCGCGGGCGAAGGTGAATTGCCCGCGCACGGGGGATTTCTCTGCCACCGGCATCACGGAAGCCGGGCCGGCGGCGCTTTCGGGCACGCGCTGTTCCCGCGTCCCCGGGGCGAGGGCCCGGGGACGCGGAGGACGTGCGGTGGATCATGAGGGGGCGGGCGGACCGTCACCGCCCGGAGAGGAAGCCCGCGGCCCGGCAGCAGCCGGCCCGCCCGTTCGTCCTCAGCCGTTGGTCGCGGTGACGTTCACCGCGGCCCACGCCTTGTTCACGGTGGTGTACTCCGTGCTGGTCTGCCCGTACAGGTCGGCCGCGGCCTGCAGGGTCGCCGTGCGGGCGTCGTGGAAGTCGGTGCTGGAGACCATGTACCGGGTCAGCGCCTGGTAGAAGATCGCCACCGCCTTGTCGCGGCCGATACCGGTCACGGTCGACCCGTCGTACGTCGCCGAGCTGTACGAGACGCCGCCGATGGTCTTGCTCCCGCTGCCCTCCGCCAGCAGGTAGAAGGCGTGGGAGGAGACACCGGACCCCGCGTGGACCTCCGTGCTGGGGGCCTTGGTGCTCCAGTAGTCGACCGTGCCCTCCAGCTTGTCCAGCGACGGGTGATCGAGTCTCCGCAGGAACCCCTGCGCGAGGCCCAGCTGCTCGCCCATCAGGTAGTTCGGGGCGTGCGTGGAGTTGTTCGTGGTGAACTCGACGGCGCTGCCGAAGATGTCGGCCAGCGACTCGTTCAGCGAACCCGCCTCGCCGATCTGGTTGCCGGCCGAGTCGTAGTCGGTCTCCAGGCCGGCCGTGGACGACACCACGCCGTGGGTCAGCTCGTGCCCGGTGACGTCCAGCTGGGTCAGCGGCTTGGTGAAGGTCGAGCCGTCGCCGTCGCCGTAGACCATGCACCAGCAGCCGTCGCTCCAGCCGGCGTTGCCGTAGTTGCGCGCGTAGTGGACGACGCCGTGCGGGCCGACGCCGTCGTTCTTGATGCCGCTGCGGGCGAAGGTGTTCTTGTAGAAGTCGAAGGTCGAGGTCAGCCCGTACTGGGCGTCCACACCAGCGGTGTTGGTGTCGGAGGTGGTGCCACTGCCCCACTTGTCGTCCGTGTCGGTCATGGCGCTGGAGCTGGTGAAGACGCTCGCCTCCGACAGGGACTTGTTCTTGGCGTTCTTGACCTGGGCGCCGCCGCGGGTGGTGTCGGTGAGGGTGTACGAGGACGCCGCGGTCTGCGTGGTGTTCAGGGTCACCGTGCCGTCGTACATCGACGCTCCGGTGCCCACCGCCGGGGCGGGGTAGGCGGCGGCGAGCCGCGGGGCCGCCGACGCGGCCGTGGACGCGGTCGGGGACGGTGTGGCGCGCTCGCCCAGGGCCTTGAGCTTGCTCTCCAGCTTCGGCGAGATGAACTCGTCCAGGGTCGCCGCGTCGCTCACCACGCCGCCGGTCACCGCGTCGAGCAGGACCGCGCGGGAGGCCACCGCGTCCGCCCCCACGGACACCCCCACCTGGTAGGCGAGGATGCTCGTGCCCCGATGGAACCGCACCACCAGCCGGGGCGCCGCGGCCGAGCCGTTCGGCACCACCGAGGCGGCCTTGGCGCGGGCCTGCCGCGTGGTGACCTTCGCCGTCACCGCCGGCACCGAGACCGGCTTGTCCGCCGCGCGGGTCACGCCGAGGTACCCGGAGTTGCTGCTGAGGTGGACAACGATGTCCGCACCGACGACGGGAAGGCCCCGGAAGGTCTGAGAGAAGCGCACGTGCCGCAGGCCGCTCCGGTCGGTCATGACGTCCGTGGCGACCAGTCCGCTCAGCCCGGTCAGACCGGTCTCGGCGGCGTGCGCGAAGGCCGCCGAGTTCGCGGCGCTCACGATCGCGGCCTGGGCGGGAAGTGCCTGGGCGTGCGATCCGCTCGGCGCGGGGGCGGCCAGGGCGGCGGTGCCCGTGATCGAGGCGGAGGCCACTGTGGTCAGCGTCAGTGCGATGGCAAGCCTGGATATGAGAGGAGAACGCATCTGGGGGGCTCGTCCTTCCGGAACTCAACTCGTCGGCCCTTCGCCGGAAATGGCGAGGACTGGCGAGAGCATGTCACGGCGGGTGTTACGAACGGATGCGCTCCGAGTTAACGACGCTTTTCCGCGGGCTCCTGGAGGGCGATGACATTTCTCTCTGTTTCGGGGCCCGTTGAATGCGGGTAGCGAATTCCGAATAGGGTGCTGGCGGTCAATTCGACGCCGAAATAGTGGTGTTGCTCCCGGATTGGGTGAGTGGGGGGAGGCGGCCGGGGGGTGCGGACGCGGGTCCGGTACGGGTGGGTCCGAAACGGGGTGGGTGCGGGGTGGGCACGGCGTCG includes the following:
- a CDS encoding malate dehydrogenase, yielding MTRTPVNVTVTGAAGQIGYALLFRIASGHLLGPDVPVNLRLLEIPQGLKAAEGTAMELDDCAFPLLRGIEITDDANAAFNGANVALLVGARPRTKGMERGDLLSANGGIFKPQGKAINDNAADDIKVLVVGNPANTNALIAQAAAPDVPAERFTAMTRLDHNRAISQLAAKTGAAVSDIKKLTIWGNHSATQYPDIFHAEIAGKNAAEVVNDEVWLADTFIPTVAKRGAAIIEARGASSAASAANAAIDHVYTWVNGTAEGNWTSMGIPSDGSYGVPEGIISSFPVTTKNGSYEIVQGLDINEFSRARIDASVAELVEERDAVRELGLI
- a CDS encoding serine/arginine repetitive matrix protein 2 codes for the protein MKGGGAPRWNDETQRWETGDHPPPAVPPPLPASPPVAPAPPVAPPGAYVPPQPPEGPAGGYVHGPDGRGGFAVGTGGETGVEAGGGGLVGGFVGGFVGEVEPGDGVRVDGVREDGVREDGVGTVWQRITPLTAGLTVGVLAACTAALWFTLAKDDHHAAAQGTSASESASVEDTSGGPGAGEESPVEPIGEGPSPTDEETDPATAGPGYARVDDVEGGFTVVVPEEWQNRTEDDHGVYYTSADGTSLLQIWQVTGVGSALDAVRTASESRSASPGFQEISVEEVDSPDGGDAAELVYAYDHEATGTRRQVIDRVFTASDGKLYALLVAAPDTEWPLHEEILAEAVAGFAPRGPAH
- a CDS encoding M4 family metallopeptidase yields the protein MTSSSRRSAARGSARRSRFAAPATFLVAASLAATALSASAPPASASAGAETAPHRIEARQRPEAKAVSLSPEQRRQLLDAAAAASSETARALRLGAQEKLVPKDVVEDADGTVHTRYERTYAGLPVLGGDLVVHDRAGVLSTTYATDAKLSVPTTEAGLPAAEAKKSALSAAAGEDTGKPVAGRAPRLVVWAQNGRPTLAWESVVTGVQEDGSPSELHVFTDAESGAVLDSAEQVESADGMSMYSGKVRIGSTRQEDGTYALVDPVSGHRTLDATAGPQGVLLTDEDDVWGDGTAADVQTAAVDAAYGAQTTWSFYRDRFGRNGIADDGRSSYSRVHYQAVAGTSLANANWQDGCFCMSYGDGGDGRHPVTSLDIAAHEMAHGVTSSTAGLGDYGESPALNEAISDMMAAAVEFYADSPQDVPDYMMAELDDLHGDGKPIRYMDRPSAAGISAVGYAPLDYWSPEAKRDEPHMLAGVGDHFFYLLAEGSGAKTINGVAYDSPTYDGLPVAGIGLTAATDVVYRALTVYMTSSTDYAGARTAMLQAAADLYGSGSDSYEAVANAWAAVNVGLRYVNHIALASLPTEPVSLGQPVHRRIVATSTRPGPLRYTAEHLPKGLSLDRTTGLITGTPKKTGTYRTTITLRDSAGDTRRLPVTWTVLRSGGDYFVNRTAFDIPQWGTAESPLVVTRRKGMAPSDLAVTVDLDHGFSNAQVIDLIAPDGTVIPVKAWGPWVLTPELHETYTVDASAFRADGTWTLRVQDATPGMFDIPGGHLQGWSLTF
- a CDS encoding M4 family metallopeptidase; translated protein: MRSPLISRLAIALTLTTVASASITGTAALAAPAPSGSHAQALPAQAAIVSAANSAAFAHAAETGLTGLSGLVATDVMTDRSGLRHVRFSQTFRGLPVVGADIVVHLSSNSGYLGVTRAADKPVSVPAVTAKVTTRQARAKAASVVPNGSAAAPRLVVRFHRGTSILAYQVGVSVGADAVASRAVLLDAVTGGVVSDAATLDEFISPKLESKLKALGERATPSPTASTAASAAPRLAAAYPAPAVGTGASMYDGTVTLNTTQTAASSYTLTDTTRGGAQVKNAKNKSLSEASVFTSSSAMTDTDDKWGSGTTSDTNTAGVDAQYGLTSTFDFYKNTFARSGIKNDGVGPHGVVHYARNYGNAGWSDGCWCMVYGDGDGSTFTKPLTQLDVTGHELTHGVVSSTAGLETDYDSAGNQIGEAGSLNESLADIFGSAVEFTTNNSTHAPNYLMGEQLGLAQGFLRRLDHPSLDKLEGTVDYWSTKAPSTEVHAGSGVSSHAFYLLAEGSGSKTIGGVSYSSATYDGSTVTGIGRDKAVAIFYQALTRYMVSSTDFHDARTATLQAAADLYGQTSTEYTTVNKAWAAVNVTATNG